The following coding sequences lie in one Paracidovorax avenae genomic window:
- a CDS encoding ExeA family protein, translating into MYAPFFGLEHAPFSIAPDPRYLFMSDRHREALAHLLYGLEAGGGFVLLTGEIGTGKTTVCRCFLEQIPAHCNVAYVFNPKLTVGELLRSICDEFGVAHAPAVPGAETVKDCLDPLNAFLLREHAAGRNNVLIIDEAQSLAPEVLEQLRLLTNLETSERKLLQIVLIGQPELRAMVADPALEQLAQRVIARYHLDALTPEETRQYIAHRMAVAGLKGPLPFTARALGRIHQRARGIPRRINLLCDRALLGAYAGGLHAVDDAIVERAAAEVFGPGAAGPAPTARRPRWAAAGAGALAGAAAIAAAGWGLGWGPASHPSSGSSALPHAPGAVAATGAPASVPAMAASAASAAAAPQPVHSALQDFLAAQPSGEDAAWRSLAAAWGVKGGLEGGDACDALQRQGLRCYRQRRASLALVRQLDRPGWLTLYPSADAPVSVLLAGFDPVRQTALLEGAGGRRLAVTAADLAQAWRGEFATLWRAPAEWPAGGRMEAGPPQAQAWLDTQLARAGAGAPPAAGQAAATAATAGQRRARIYRFQVAQGLVPDGVAGPLTLMLLNRAAGVDEPRLKTS; encoded by the coding sequence ATGTACGCCCCGTTCTTCGGCCTCGAACACGCGCCGTTTTCCATCGCCCCCGACCCGCGCTACCTGTTCATGAGCGACCGCCACCGCGAGGCGCTTGCCCACCTGCTCTATGGCCTGGAGGCCGGCGGCGGCTTCGTGCTGCTCACCGGCGAGATCGGTACCGGCAAGACCACCGTGTGCCGCTGCTTCCTGGAGCAGATCCCGGCGCACTGCAACGTGGCCTACGTGTTCAACCCCAAGCTCACCGTGGGCGAGCTGCTGCGCTCCATCTGCGACGAGTTCGGCGTGGCCCACGCGCCCGCCGTGCCCGGCGCGGAAACCGTGAAGGACTGCCTGGACCCGCTCAACGCCTTCCTGCTGCGCGAGCATGCCGCGGGCCGCAACAACGTGCTCATCATCGACGAGGCCCAGAGCCTCGCGCCCGAGGTGCTGGAGCAGTTGCGCCTGCTCACCAACCTGGAGACCAGCGAGCGCAAGCTGCTGCAGATCGTGCTCATCGGCCAGCCCGAACTGCGCGCCATGGTGGCCGACCCGGCCCTGGAGCAGCTGGCGCAACGCGTGATCGCGCGCTACCACCTCGATGCGCTCACGCCCGAGGAAACCCGCCAGTACATCGCGCACCGCATGGCGGTGGCGGGCCTGAAAGGGCCACTGCCGTTCACCGCGCGTGCGCTGGGGCGAATCCACCAGCGCGCGCGGGGCATCCCGCGGCGCATCAACCTGCTGTGCGACCGCGCGCTGCTGGGCGCCTATGCCGGCGGGTTGCACGCGGTGGACGATGCCATCGTGGAGCGGGCGGCGGCGGAGGTGTTCGGCCCCGGCGCGGCAGGCCCGGCACCCACGGCCCGCCGGCCGCGCTGGGCCGCCGCGGGCGCCGGAGCGCTGGCAGGCGCCGCGGCCATCGCCGCCGCGGGCTGGGGCCTGGGATGGGGACCTGCCTCCCACCCGTCCTCTGGATCATCGGCACTACCGCACGCCCCCGGGGCCGTGGCGGCGACGGGGGCTCCGGCGTCGGTGCCGGCCATGGCCGCATCGGCCGCCAGCGCGGCGGCGGCACCGCAGCCCGTGCATTCGGCCCTGCAGGATTTCCTGGCCGCGCAGCCGTCCGGCGAGGACGCCGCCTGGCGCTCGCTGGCGGCCGCATGGGGCGTGAAGGGCGGGCTGGAAGGCGGCGACGCCTGCGACGCCCTGCAGCGCCAGGGCCTGCGCTGCTACCGCCAGCGGCGCGCCAGCCTGGCCCTGGTGCGCCAGCTGGACCGGCCCGGCTGGCTGACCCTCTATCCCTCCGCGGATGCGCCGGTTTCCGTGCTGCTGGCGGGCTTCGATCCCGTGCGGCAGACGGCGCTGCTGGAAGGGGCCGGCGGCCGGCGCCTGGCCGTGACCGCGGCGGACCTCGCGCAGGCCTGGCGCGGCGAATTCGCGACCCTGTGGCGCGCCCCTGCGGAGTGGCCCGCGGGCGGGCGGATGGAAGCCGGCCCTCCCCAGGCCCAGGCCTGGCTGGATACCCAGCTCGCGCGTGCCGGCGCGGGCGCTCCCCCGGCGGCCGGACAGGCGGCGGCCACCGCCGCCACGGCCGGGCAGCGGCGCGCCCGCATCTACCGCTTCCAGGTGGCCCAGGGCCTGGTGCCCGACGGCGTGGCCGGCCCGCTCACGCTCATGCTGCTCAACCGCGCCGCGGGCGTGGACGAACCCCGCCTGAAGACTTCCTGA
- a CDS encoding general secretion pathway protein GspB has protein sequence MSYILDALRRAEAERGRGAVPGLHTPGPSTGPTPVPPGGARRAPVALAAALLFAAGAAALAWWAASSRAVPAGPAASTGAAASVAQAERAAPVPAPAPPAIPAQPSTMPATPAPAPHRAPPPAPRVTAPAPAPAPARLASAPAPVASARHEAAPAARAAAPAAVALRDLPDSVRAQFPALQVSGVTYSSNPLYRMAIVNGQVLHEGDTASQGVVLEVIEPERVVWKFRDHRIAQPAR, from the coding sequence ATGTCCTACATCCTCGATGCCCTGCGGCGCGCCGAAGCCGAGCGTGGCCGCGGCGCCGTTCCCGGCCTGCACACGCCCGGCCCGTCCACGGGGCCCACGCCCGTTCCGCCCGGCGGCGCACGCCGCGCGCCGGTCGCCCTGGCCGCCGCCCTGCTGTTCGCCGCCGGCGCTGCCGCCCTGGCGTGGTGGGCCGCGTCCTCGCGGGCGGTACCCGCCGGTCCGGCTGCCAGCACCGGCGCGGCGGCATCCGTGGCACAGGCGGAACGTGCAGCGCCGGTGCCGGCGCCTGCGCCACCTGCCATTCCCGCCCAGCCATCCACCATGCCTGCGACACCTGCACCTGCACCGCATCGTGCTCCCCCGCCTGCACCCCGGGTCACCGCGCCGGCTCCGGCTCCGGCTCCGGCGCGGCTGGCTTCTGCCCCGGCACCGGTCGCCTCCGCGCGGCACGAGGCGGCCCCTGCTGCCCGCGCTGCGGCCCCCGCGGCAGTGGCGCTGCGGGATCTGCCGGACAGCGTGCGTGCCCAGTTCCCCGCGCTGCAGGTCAGCGGAGTCACGTACTCGTCCAATCCCCTCTACCGCATGGCCATCGTCAACGGGCAGGTGCTGCACGAAGGCGACACGGCCTCGCAGGGCGTGGTGCTTGAGGTGATCGAGCCCGAGCGGGTGGTGTGGAAGTTCCGTGACCACCGGATCGCGCAGCCGGCGAGATAG